GGCACCGGTTTACTCTTTGTCGCCCAATACATATCAGACAACCTGTCTATGGGTTTCAGGCAGCCTTCTTCTGCTCTGCCTGTTGCTCAGCAATCAGTTGAGAAATCGTGGCAGGATTTTTAAATAAATCTGGTCTGATATCCTGAAAATCGAGTCGTACTTCAAAATCAGATTCGACGAAGACCAGCAGGTCCATCATCGTCAGGGAATCCAGCAGACCGGAATCAATCAGTTCGGTGCTGTCAGTAATTGTCTGTCCGGTGACGGAGTTGAGAAATTCAACCAGTTGTTCCTGAATCGATGCACTCATTTGTCGTGTCCTTTGCA
This window of the Gimesia chilikensis genome carries:
- a CDS encoding acyl carrier protein; the encoded protein is MSASIQEQLVEFLNSVTGQTITDSTELIDSGLLDSLTMMDLLVFVESDFEVRLDFQDIRPDLFKNPATISQLIAEQQAEQKKAA